A region of the Verrucomicrobiia bacterium genome:
TTCGGGCTGACCGAAAAGGATTTCGTGGTTCGCGTCTCCGACCGACGCATGTGGCAACGACTCCTCGCGGCCGCTGGCATAGCCGAAGACAAGCAGTACGCCGCGTTTCAGGCCATCGACAAGCTGGAACGCGAGCCGGCTGAGAAGACACGGGAGAAACTGGTGGCGACGGGATTGTCGGTACAGCAGGTTGAGGAGGTTCTGGCGATCGCTGAAGGGAAGGCGACAGCGGACGCGCCGGAGTTGCAGCAGGTGCTTGGAAAACTTGGCGAACTGGCCCCGTTCTGCAAGGTCGATTTCAAGATTGTGCGCGGCCTGGCATATTACACCGGCATCGTTTGGGAAATACACGACTGCAAAGGCGAACTCCGCGCCGTTGCCGGTGGCGGTCGTTACGACAATTTGCTGAAGCAGGTGAGCGGCGTGGATTTGCCCGCACTCGGGTTTGGGATGGGGGATGTTGTATTGGGCGAACTGCTGAAGGATCGAGGTCTATTGCCAGCATCTTACGACGATCTGGACTGCTATGTTGTGATTGCCGATGAAGCGCTACGTAACGGGGCGCTCAAGCTCATTCACCAGTTGCGTGACGCGGGAATTGCGGTAGACTACGCCCTCACGCCGACGAAAGTAGGCAAACAATTTCAAGTCGCTGTCGCGGCCGGAGCGCGCTTCGCGGTGACGATTGGCCCTGACGAATGGAACGTCGGCGAGGTGAAACTGAAAGATTTGTCGGCGGGGATGGAAGAACGGGTGCCACAGGTGAGCTTGGCGGCCAGGCTGAAGAAGACATTCTGATTTTTGGGCAGTTGGTGGTGAAGGGATTTTT
Encoded here:
- the hisS gene encoding histidine--tRNA ligase: MNPLPGFRDFYPEALAVRRYVFDKWHDAARRYGFREYDGPPLEPLELYTQKSGAEIVGQLFNFVDKGDRAVALRPEMTPTLARMVGAHHRDYKKPIKWFAIPQLFRYEKQQRGRLREHFQFNADIIGETDVSADAELIGLAIDTLRSFGLTEKDFVVRVSDRRMWQRLLAAAGIAEDKQYAAFQAIDKLEREPAEKTREKLVATGLSVQQVEEVLAIAEGKATADAPELQQVLGKLGELAPFCKVDFKIVRGLAYYTGIVWEIHDCKGELRAVAGGGRYDNLLKQVSGVDLPALGFGMGDVVLGELLKDRGLLPASYDDLDCYVVIADEALRNGALKLIHQLRDAGIAVDYALTPTKVGKQFQVAVAAGARFAVTIGPDEWNVGEVKLKDLSAGMEERVPQVSLAARLKKTF